A portion of the Halopelagius inordinatus genome contains these proteins:
- a CDS encoding DUF460 domain-containing protein, with amino-acid sequence MNDRTSALDSLVFGVDIQSGDVRGDSPSYAVVAFDGENIDRDVVSHRKLRRLIERERPALVATDNMYELAADKDDLVRFLRSLPSETRLVQVTGAERPEPLSRVASRHGVPYGKKPMKEAEAAARLAAANVGVEVSAFTNTTTVKVSRGRSTGKGGWSQDRYTRRIHGSVKRRAREVESRLKKAGLEYEMDVTEKYGGYSNATFLVEARPADIPVSAGRAGDTRVEIERERLDGIEFEPLVKRRDHVIVGIDPGTTTAAAVVDLDGHVLDVRSTRTADTAEIIEWLIERGRPVIVAADVTPMPETVEKFRRSFDAAAWVPNSDLPVDEKLHRARDEEYENDHQRDALAAALFAFDDHEDQFERITRKVPPDVERGTVIARVVAGEESVEAVLRDLDDDAPDEDDESTQEQRELTDDEKEIRRLERRVERLESHVDDLKETIEEKDDTIEEYKDELSDAKRKERREARERREVQRLERENGRLERKVESLESENETLDRKLERLKTLWKLDHSNFADVNTEKDLVPVKVVEQFTTDAVERADDRYGLASGDVVFLRDASGAGRATAERLAETDPRVVLRGSGGLSAEADEVLFDHEIAVGPAEDVRMQEVDELAVAREADVAAVVDDWEDRAEERRKEKKERMMDQIISEHRADTRSESR; translated from the coding sequence GTGAACGACCGGACGAGCGCGCTCGATTCCCTCGTCTTCGGCGTGGACATCCAGAGCGGCGACGTACGCGGCGATTCGCCGTCGTACGCCGTCGTCGCCTTCGACGGAGAGAACATCGACCGCGACGTAGTCTCCCACCGGAAACTGAGACGCCTCATCGAACGCGAGCGACCGGCTCTCGTCGCCACAGACAACATGTACGAGTTGGCGGCGGACAAAGACGACCTGGTGCGGTTTCTCCGGTCGCTTCCCTCCGAGACGCGACTGGTGCAGGTGACCGGCGCGGAGCGACCGGAACCGCTCTCGCGAGTCGCGTCCCGTCACGGCGTCCCCTACGGCAAGAAGCCGATGAAAGAGGCGGAGGCGGCCGCCCGCCTCGCCGCCGCGAACGTCGGCGTGGAGGTGTCGGCCTTCACGAACACGACGACGGTGAAAGTCTCTCGCGGCCGTTCGACCGGGAAGGGCGGGTGGAGTCAGGACCGCTACACCCGCCGCATCCACGGGTCGGTAAAGCGGCGCGCTCGCGAGGTCGAGAGTCGGCTGAAGAAGGCCGGGTTAGAGTACGAGATGGACGTGACCGAGAAGTACGGAGGGTACTCGAACGCGACGTTTCTGGTCGAGGCGCGACCCGCGGACATCCCCGTCTCCGCCGGGCGCGCCGGCGACACGCGCGTGGAGATAGAGCGCGAACGCCTCGACGGCATCGAGTTCGAACCCCTCGTCAAGCGCCGCGACCACGTCATCGTCGGAATCGACCCCGGGACGACCACCGCGGCGGCGGTCGTCGACTTAGACGGTCACGTCCTCGACGTGCGTTCGACGCGGACGGCCGACACCGCGGAGATAATCGAGTGGCTCATCGAACGCGGGCGGCCCGTCATCGTCGCCGCCGACGTGACGCCGATGCCGGAGACCGTAGAGAAGTTCCGGCGGAGTTTCGACGCCGCCGCGTGGGTGCCGAACTCCGACCTCCCGGTGGACGAGAAACTCCACCGCGCCCGCGACGAGGAGTACGAGAACGACCACCAGAGAGACGCGTTGGCGGCCGCGCTGTTCGCCTTCGACGACCACGAAGACCAGTTCGAACGCATCACTCGGAAGGTGCCGCCGGACGTCGAACGGGGAACGGTCATCGCCCGCGTCGTCGCCGGTGAGGAGTCCGTCGAGGCGGTCCTCCGCGACTTGGACGACGACGCGCCGGACGAAGACGACGAGTCGACGCAGGAACAGCGAGAACTCACCGACGACGAAAAGGAGATACGCCGGTTGGAACGGCGCGTCGAACGCCTCGAATCGCACGTCGACGACCTCAAAGAGACCATAGAGGAGAAAGACGACACCATCGAGGAGTACAAAGACGAACTGTCGGACGCGAAGCGAAAAGAGCGCCGCGAGGCCAGAGAGCGTCGTGAGGTCCAACGGCTCGAACGCGAGAACGGGCGTCTCGAACGGAAGGTGGAGTCGCTCGAATCGGAAAACGAGACGCTCGACCGGAAACTGGAGCGGTTGAAGACGCTGTGGAAACTCGACCACTCGAACTTCGCGGACGTGAACACCGAGAAAGACCTCGTGCCGGTGAAAGTCGTCGAGCAGTTCACCACGGACGCCGTCGAACGCGCGGACGACCGGTACGGACTCGCTTCCGGCGACGTGGTGTTCCTCCGCGACGCCTCCGGGGCGGGCCGGGCGACGGCCGAGCGACTGGCCGAGACGGACCCGCGCGTCGTCCTCCGCGGTAGCGGCGGCCTCTCGGCGGAGGCCGACGAGGTGTTGTTCGACCACGAGATAGCCGTCGGCCCCGCCGAGGACGTGCGGATGCAGGAGGTGGACGAACTCGCCGTCGCGCGGGAGGCGGACGTCGCGGCGGTCGTAGACGACTGGGAAGACCGCGCGGAGGAACGCCGCAAAGAGAAGAAAGAGCGGATGATGGACCAGATAATCAGCGAACACCGCGCGGATACGAGGAGCGAGAGTCGGTGA
- a CDS encoding prohibitin family protein yields the protein MFRMDIPPPSTSAASLTRMVLVAGLALLLVAAPITGLLAWEPVQEGNVKVVKKWGATTGEVFEPGAHFINPVAQSTVPISVRPQSYTMSSTQGEGSVKSRDDAITVLTEDGLRADIDVTVRYRVDAANAVTFHREYRTLGTAEERLIRPSIRSALRTEAGRLPVTVIYTGEGQTQLKTAAEDALADEFGNAGLILEAVQVRNVELPDEYAQAVEQKEITEQRRQQKQDELAVEKLEADRKRIEARGEADSNRIISQSLDQRVLAQKYIDKLDETDTVYIPVGDGGYPQFVQSLDAAGAPSSQSSPNVTVTADTSPDADERSNATATPSANA from the coding sequence ATGTTTCGTATGGACATCCCTCCACCCTCTACGTCCGCCGCGTCGTTGACGCGGATGGTCCTCGTCGCTGGTCTCGCCCTCCTCCTCGTCGCCGCCCCCATCACGGGCCTCCTCGCGTGGGAGCCGGTCCAAGAGGGGAACGTCAAGGTAGTGAAAAAGTGGGGTGCGACGACCGGTGAGGTGTTCGAACCCGGCGCGCACTTCATCAACCCCGTCGCACAGTCCACGGTCCCGATTTCGGTCCGGCCCCAGTCGTACACGATGTCCTCGACACAGGGCGAAGGAAGCGTCAAGTCGAGAGACGACGCCATCACGGTGCTGACAGAAGACGGTCTGCGTGCGGACATCGACGTGACCGTTCGGTACCGCGTCGACGCCGCGAACGCCGTCACGTTCCACCGCGAGTACCGGACGCTCGGAACCGCAGAAGAGCGTCTCATCCGCCCGTCGATTCGCTCCGCGCTCCGGACCGAAGCCGGTCGGCTCCCGGTCACGGTCATCTACACCGGCGAGGGACAGACCCAACTGAAGACGGCCGCAGAGGACGCGCTTGCCGACGAGTTCGGCAACGCGGGACTCATCCTCGAAGCGGTGCAGGTCCGCAACGTCGAACTTCCCGACGAGTACGCCCAAGCCGTCGAACAAAAGGAGATAACCGAGCAACGACGTCAGCAGAAACAAGACGAGTTGGCCGTCGAAAAACTCGAAGCGGACCGAAAGCGAATCGAGGCGCGGGGCGAAGCCGACTCGAACCGCATCATCTCGCAATCGCTCGACCAACGGGTTCTCGCCCAGAAGTACATCGACAAACTCGACGAGACGGACACCGTCTACATCCCCGTCGGCGACGGCGGCTATCCGCAGTTCGTCCAATCGCTCGACGCCGCGGGCGCGCCGAGCAGTCAGTCGAGCCCGAACGTGACGGTCACCGCCGACACGTCTCCGGACGCCGACGAACGCTCGAACGCGACGGCGACGCCCTCCGCGAACGCCTGA